Proteins encoded by one window of Superficieibacter sp. HKU1:
- the nanR gene encoding transcriptional regulator NanR produces the protein MKTSGEEQTTLIGRSFRRPLARKKLSEMVEEELEQMIRRREFGEGEQLPSERELMAFFNVGRPSVREALAALKRKGLVQISNGERARVSRPSADTIIGELSGMAKDFLSHPGGIAHFEQLRLFFESSLVRYAAEHATDEQIALLSKALEINSQSLDNNVQFIRSDVDFHRVLAEIPGNPIFMAIHVALLDWLIAARPKVADQELHEHNSVSYQQHIAIVDAIRARDPDDADRALQTHLNSVSATWHAFGKAKKSRQ, from the coding sequence ATGAAGACATCAGGCGAAGAACAGACAACCCTCATCGGCCGTAGCTTTCGCCGCCCGCTGGCGCGCAAAAAACTCTCTGAGATGGTGGAAGAGGAGCTGGAGCAGATGATCCGCCGTCGCGAGTTTGGCGAAGGCGAGCAACTGCCTTCCGAGCGCGAGCTGATGGCTTTCTTTAACGTGGGCCGCCCCTCGGTGCGCGAAGCGCTGGCGGCGCTTAAACGCAAAGGGCTGGTGCAAATAAGCAACGGTGAACGCGCGCGTGTTTCCCGCCCTTCAGCGGACACCATCATTGGCGAGCTTTCCGGCATGGCGAAAGACTTTCTCTCGCATCCCGGCGGTATCGCCCACTTCGAACAGCTGCGCCTGTTCTTTGAATCGAGCCTGGTGCGCTACGCCGCCGAACACGCCACCGATGAACAAATCGCGCTGCTGAGTAAAGCGCTGGAGATCAACAGCCAGTCGCTGGACAACAACGTGCAGTTTATTCGCTCCGATGTCGACTTCCACCGTGTGCTGGCGGAGATCCCAGGAAATCCGATCTTTATGGCGATCCACGTCGCGCTGCTCGACTGGCTGATAGCGGCCCGTCCAAAAGTAGCGGATCAAGAGCTCCATGAGCACAACAGCGTTAGCTATCAACAGCATATCGCCATTGTCGATGCCATCCGCGCCCGCGATCCGGACGACGCGGATCGGGCGCTGCAAACTCACCTCAATAGCGTCTCTGCGACCTGGCACGCCTTCGGCAAGGCCAAAAAATCCCGTCAATGA